One bacterium genomic window carries:
- a CDS encoding TldD/PmbA family protein has protein sequence MLGENKLKEIAEKALKHSSAEATQLTIWAWDSGLTRFATSYIHQNVSEENISISTQCVNNKKIGNANTNSLDKIDGTISKANEISKLCPPNPEWPGFANQSPIAEANTFIPETQKFTPEERAKGCKTIIDRATAEGKDLQAYGSFVSGTMEGCIANSNGLFVYNKATSATISTTIIGKSGTGYAAAGSRDVRQINYNDVAEIAVKKAVLSQNPVKIEPGKYEVILEPLAVVELLEFLSWLGFNALSYQEGRSPFSGKLGQKLMGDNITIWDDGLDAKGFPFPFDSEGTPVQKVMLVENGVVKNMVYDLRSAKKEGKTSTGHSSGNSAYGASPSNLFMKGDNNTLESMVSKSSKAILVTRFWYTNIIDPMTVALTGMTRDGTYLIENGKVTKSLKNLRFTQSVIEALSQVLELSKALPIPGSMNYGVPYLNGSVVPALKIKDWNFTGVSEH, from the coding sequence ATGTTAGGAGAAAACAAATTAAAAGAAATTGCAGAAAAAGCATTAAAACACTCGTCCGCAGAAGCTACCCAGCTTACTATTTGGGCATGGGATTCGGGCTTGACGAGATTCGCTACATCCTACATTCATCAGAATGTAAGTGAAGAAAATATCAGCATTAGCACACAATGCGTAAATAATAAAAAAATTGGTAACGCAAATACCAATTCTCTGGATAAAATTGACGGGACAATAAGCAAAGCCAACGAAATATCCAAACTCTGCCCTCCAAATCCGGAATGGCCCGGTTTTGCTAATCAATCGCCAATAGCGGAAGCAAATACTTTTATCCCTGAAACACAAAAATTTACCCCTGAAGAAAGAGCGAAAGGATGCAAAACTATTATTGACAGGGCAACCGCAGAAGGAAAAGATTTACAGGCGTACGGAAGTTTCGTCAGCGGCACTATGGAAGGATGTATCGCAAACTCAAACGGACTCTTCGTTTACAATAAAGCTACTTCCGCAACGATATCTACGACAATTATAGGAAAATCCGGAACAGGCTATGCCGCCGCAGGTAGCCGAGATGTAAGACAAATAAATTATAACGACGTAGCAGAAATTGCAGTGAAAAAAGCAGTATTGTCACAAAATCCAGTTAAAATCGAACCCGGCAAATATGAAGTAATACTTGAACCTCTGGCGGTAGTGGAACTCCTTGAATTCCTTTCCTGGCTCGGATTTAACGCGCTAAGTTATCAGGAAGGCAGAAGCCCGTTTTCCGGTAAATTAGGACAGAAACTGATGGGAGATAATATAACTATATGGGATGATGGACTGGACGCAAAAGGCTTCCCGTTCCCATTTGATTCCGAAGGAACACCGGTGCAAAAAGTTATGCTGGTCGAAAATGGCGTAGTAAAAAATATGGTATATGACCTCAGGTCGGCTAAAAAAGAAGGGAAAACTTCTACGGGACACTCAAGCGGGAACAGCGCTTATGGCGCATCTCCTTCTAATTTGTTTATGAAAGGCGATAATAATACTCTGGAATCAATGGTCTCAAAATCCTCTAAAGCAATTTTGGTTACAAGATTCTGGTATACGAATATTATAGACCCGATGACCGTCGCGTTAACGGGAATGACAAGAGACGGAACTTACCTTATAGAAAATGGGAAAGTTACAAAATCATTGAAAAACTTAAGATTCACTCAATCCGTAATAGAAGCGTTGTCACAGGTACTAGAACTATCAAAAGCTCTTCCTATCCCGGGTTCTATGAATTATGGTGTCCCTTACTTAAACGGAAGCGTCGTCCCGGCACTCAAAATTAAAGACTGGAACTTTACCGGAGTAAGTGAACATTAA
- the thpR gene encoding RNA 2',3'-cyclic phosphodiesterase: MRTFIALKIPEPVKKDIFSFQNKLKSQFTKQIKWVEPENIHLTLNFIGETKQEQIESINTVIQSCINNIKPFQISFDGAGAFPNLQFPKILWVDLKEGREKVMKLMISLNEKLADIGFEFETRELSPHLTIGRVKSPLSNLQYPPFTSEPFEINNIYLIKSELTRDKPIYTDIKEFVLVK; this comes from the coding sequence ATGCGCACATTTATAGCATTAAAAATACCCGAACCCGTTAAAAAAGATATCTTCTCTTTCCAAAACAAATTAAAATCCCAATTTACGAAACAAATTAAATGGGTCGAACCCGAAAACATTCACTTGACACTGAATTTCATCGGCGAAACCAAACAAGAACAAATAGAATCCATAAATACTGTCATCCAATCCTGCATTAATAATATAAAACCTTTTCAAATTTCATTCGACGGCGCAGGCGCTTTTCCAAACTTGCAATTTCCTAAAATTCTGTGGGTAGACTTAAAAGAAGGTAGGGAAAAAGTTATGAAACTAATGATATCCCTTAATGAAAAACTCGCAGATATAGGATTTGAATTTGAAACCCGCGAATTATCCCCGCATCTAACCATCGGTAGAGTAAAATCTCCCCTTTCAAATCTTCAATATCCCCCCTTCACTTCGGAACCCTTTGAAATAAATAACATATACCTTATAAAAAGTGAACTTACCCGCGATAAACCAATTTATACCGATATTAAAGAATTTGTATTAGTAAAATAA
- a CDS encoding aminopeptidase P family protein produces the protein MNNNKITALQKNIKEVDLFLITGINNIFYLTGFTGSSAVLLVTKKDAVFFTDFRYKEQSAREVKLDCREASSAKIVIVKNSLWTEIISHSIFKGVKKIGFEYSIDYSAYEYLKTKLKGKKLIPLRNKIEDFRTIKNDYEIATITKAVEIADTVFASITRLIKPGISEEEIAVEFEYQIRKNGGSGISFPTIVASGLNAALPHAIAGSRKIKNGDTVVFDCGAIYKKYCSDMTRTLIIGKNPLAEKVYKIVLNAQETAIKAIKPGVSLKKIDTIARNIITKAGYGKYFGHSLGHGIGLDVHESPKSSPKSEDYAKPGMVFSVEPGIYLPGKLGVRIEDLVLVTDKGVKILTKSNKCAHL, from the coding sequence ATGAATAACAATAAAATAACCGCATTACAAAAAAATATAAAAGAAGTCGATTTGTTCCTTATTACCGGCATAAACAACATCTTCTACCTTACCGGATTTACCGGCTCCAGCGCCGTTCTCCTCGTAACTAAAAAAGATGCCGTTTTCTTTACCGACTTCCGATACAAAGAACAAAGCGCCCGCGAAGTTAAACTCGACTGCCGAGAGGCAAGTTCCGCTAAAATCGTTATAGTAAAAAATTCCTTGTGGACTGAAATCATATCCCATTCCATTTTCAAAGGCGTAAAAAAAATAGGATTTGAATATAGCATAGACTACTCAGCTTATGAATACCTGAAAACTAAACTAAAAGGCAAAAAACTTATCCCTCTAAGAAATAAAATAGAAGACTTCCGAACCATAAAAAATGATTACGAAATCGCAACCATAACTAAAGCCGTCGAAATCGCCGATACCGTATTCGCCTCCATAACCCGCCTCATAAAACCCGGCATATCTGAAGAAGAAATCGCAGTCGAATTCGAATATCAAATACGCAAAAATGGCGGCTCAGGCATTTCCTTCCCGACAATCGTAGCTTCCGGTCTAAATGCCGCACTCCCCCACGCTATCGCAGGTTCAAGAAAAATAAAAAACGGCGATACCGTTGTTTTCGATTGCGGAGCAATATACAAAAAATACTGCTCGGATATGACACGAACACTCATAATCGGTAAAAACCCTCTCGCTGAAAAAGTTTATAAAATAGTCCTCAACGCACAAGAAACGGCAATCAAAGCCATAAAACCGGGAGTCTCCTTAAAAAAAATTGATACCATCGCAAGAAATATAATAACTAAAGCCGGTTACGGAAAATATTTCGGACATTCCCTTGGACACGGAATCGGTCTCGATGTTCACGAGTCACCAAAATCTTCCCCAAAAAGCGAAGATTACGCTAAACCGGGAATGGTGTTTAGTGTAGAACCGGGAATATATTTACCCGGAAAACTCGGCGTAAGAATAGAAGACCTTGTATTGGTTACGGATAAAGGAGTAAAAATACTTACAAAATCCAACAAATGCGCACATTTATAG
- a CDS encoding S8 family serine peptidase: MEKFFHKVSTSILLVSKNVFTSILLVSSLVLNAQDFAKGTLIVKFAPEVKVSAEKGYITTGIESIDRLTEKYSVKSADKLFQNYKPAKANREVIIQGKTVKVPTLTNIYKLTLNENTDILKAVKEYSKMPGVLYAEPDYIAHSCTTPNDSYFGEQWGLNKIQAEAAWDTTTGDSSVIIGFIDTGIDTAHPDIVNNLWINKDETPDNSIDDDGNGFVDDVYGWNFVDNNNNPNDGAGHGTHCAGTAGAVTNNAAGVAGVSWKSKLMAVKVLNNNGSGTYSDIEEGIVYAAQNGAKIINMSLGGYFYSPTWEAALTNAYITSVLVGAAGNDAKSDSFYPAALPMVLAVSATDSLDKKWDGSNYGFWVDLSAPGYNIYNTTKLNGYARFTGTSCSAPFVSGVAALVATYNPTFSPGAIMNMITANTDFIDSLNPTYAGKLGTGRLNAYLALTGSTNPKLVVFNDTIKDPTGDNDGVPDISETANLILILQNNGMDVNGVSAILHADDIDITISDSTAVFGNLLARENKSNSADVFTFSVSDSCPQHNVLFKLYLSAGAYTDTVEFSIATSNTRDETGVISTNTIWKKGTHIVKGNVKVNSGITLTIEPGTEIKLDSAKTIMIDGTLNAIGTETDSIIFTKNSPDTTKRWGTLNFKSGAKSNLQYCRIEWAGKSGIDSDDGDTLYVANSTISNNLSSGWGGGISNSGVMTITNSTVSNNYASDYGGGICNDGNANYGGSLIVTNSKISDNSGNMGGIVNINQGSLIVTNSMISHNHGGGVSTSWGTEITISNNLFLNNFSSQNGSSINAFQASVNSTIIRNNTIVDTTSFCAIYGIDSLRFNNLLATHCAIRNMNVNNIPAGSNYWGTTKTAKIDSLIYDFNEDFNLGTVNYTPFLTSPSRSAPPYLDSIRVNPNPVGIETLKVYLTFSKPMNINVAPKVLFAIDAPVFDTLNTHSFDGLWADSMHWNGYYVVDAMVMDTTYRIKVSDARDDSFPFPILTDTRGIFRVYTAGSVSRELITANVPAGIKLSWHHSSVINLLGYNIYRDTLSGGPYKLVNSTVITDTAYTDTTTPHGKTSYYVYTILDNNFKESSYSSEASATVGVEELSVPKVFALSNPNPNPFTNHSTLMYQLPVKSNVSLRLFDLTGRCIKTLVDEIKIPGYYKVDLKSKDYPAGIYFAKFAAGSYKETKKLVLMK; encoded by the coding sequence ATGGAAAAATTTTTTCATAAAGTATCTACAAGCATCCTGCTTGTAAGTAAAAATGTATTTACAAGCATCTTGCTTGTAAGTAGTTTAGTTTTAAACGCTCAGGACTTCGCAAAAGGCACATTAATTGTTAAGTTCGCTCCGGAAGTTAAAGTCTCTGCCGAAAAAGGCTACATTACAACAGGAATTGAATCAATTGACAGATTAACCGAAAAGTATAGCGTTAAATCTGCAGATAAACTTTTCCAAAACTATAAACCCGCTAAAGCCAATAGAGAAGTAATCATACAAGGTAAAACTGTAAAAGTTCCAACTCTCACAAATATCTACAAATTAACTCTAAACGAGAATACGGATATCCTCAAAGCAGTTAAAGAGTATTCAAAAATGCCCGGTGTCCTATATGCTGAGCCTGATTATATTGCCCATAGCTGTACAACTCCAAATGACTCATATTTTGGTGAACAATGGGGACTAAATAAAATACAGGCAGAAGCTGCATGGGATACAACTACAGGAGACTCTTCCGTTATTATAGGATTTATTGATACCGGAATTGATACCGCTCATCCTGACATTGTAAACAATCTATGGATAAATAAAGACGAAACCCCCGACAACAGTATCGATGACGACGGGAATGGTTTTGTTGATGATGTATACGGATGGAATTTCGTAGATAATAATAATAATCCGAATGACGGCGCAGGCCACGGAACACATTGCGCAGGAACTGCAGGCGCAGTTACAAATAATGCCGCCGGAGTTGCAGGAGTTAGCTGGAAATCAAAACTTATGGCAGTAAAAGTATTAAATAATAACGGTTCCGGAACTTATTCGGATATTGAAGAAGGTATTGTTTATGCGGCACAAAACGGCGCAAAAATTATAAATATGAGCTTGGGTGGATATTTCTATTCGCCTACATGGGAAGCCGCTCTTACAAATGCTTACATAACATCAGTCCTGGTAGGAGCTGCCGGGAATGATGCAAAATCCGACTCTTTTTATCCTGCCGCTCTTCCTATGGTTCTTGCAGTTTCCGCTACGGATTCCTTAGACAAAAAATGGGATGGCTCGAATTATGGCTTCTGGGTTGATTTGTCCGCACCCGGGTATAATATATACAATACTACAAAACTAAACGGTTATGCAAGATTTACCGGGACTTCCTGCTCCGCACCTTTTGTCTCAGGCGTTGCCGCACTCGTTGCAACATATAATCCTACGTTCTCCCCCGGTGCAATTATGAATATGATAACGGCTAATACCGACTTTATAGACAGCTTAAACCCAACTTATGCAGGCAAATTAGGAACGGGCAGATTAAATGCTTACCTCGCGCTTACGGGGAGTACGAATCCGAAACTTGTTGTATTTAATGATACCATAAAAGACCCGACCGGTGATAATGATGGAGTGCCGGATATTAGCGAAACCGCAAATTTAATACTTATACTTCAAAATAATGGAATGGATGTGAACGGAGTTTCCGCGATTTTGCATGCCGATGATATTGACATTACAATCTCAGACTCTACGGCCGTTTTTGGTAACCTTCTGGCAAGAGAAAATAAATCAAATTCGGCAGACGTATTTACATTCTCCGTATCCGATAGCTGCCCGCAACATAATGTGTTATTTAAATTATATCTAAGCGCAGGTGCGTATACGGACACTGTTGAATTCTCTATCGCAACATCAAATACCCGCGATGAGACCGGCGTAATATCAACAAATACTATCTGGAAAAAAGGAACTCATATAGTTAAAGGCAATGTTAAAGTTAATTCCGGTATAACCTTAACAATAGAGCCCGGGACCGAAATAAAACTGGATTCGGCAAAAACCATAATGATAGATGGAACTTTAAATGCCATTGGAACAGAGACAGATTCAATTATATTTACAAAAAATAGCCCTGATACAACTAAAAGATGGGGAACATTGAACTTTAAATCCGGTGCGAAAAGCAACCTTCAGTATTGCCGGATTGAATGGGCAGGTAAATCGGGGATAGATAGTGATGATGGAGATACGCTCTATGTAGCAAACAGCACAATATCGAATAACCTTTCTTCTGGTTGGGGGGGCGGTATTTCTAATAGTGGGGTAATGACTATAACCAACAGCACAGTATCTAACAACTATGCCTCTGACTATGGCGGTGGTATATGTAATGATGGAAATGCAAATTATGGAGGTTCGCTCATTGTAACTAATAGCAAAATATCTGATAACTCCGGCAATATGGGTGGTATTGTAAACATAAATCAAGGTTCGCTCATTGTAACTAATAGTATGATATCTCACAATCATGGTGGTGGTGTTTCTACATCATGGGGGACAGAGATAACGATAAGCAATAATCTATTTTTAAATAACTTTTCTTCACAAAATGGGAGTAGTATTAACGCTTTTCAGGCTTCCGTTAATTCTACAATTATTCGCAATAACACCATAGTAGATACTACCAGTTTTTGTGCCATATATGGGATAGATTCACTACGTTTTAATAATTTACTTGCAACCCATTGCGCAATTCGTAACATGAACGTTAATAATATCCCGGCAGGTTCTAACTACTGGGGAACAACTAAGACGGCAAAAATCGATAGCCTTATTTATGACTTTAATGAGGACTTTAATCTCGGCACCGTAAATTATACTCCATTCCTAACCTCTCCGTCTCGTTCCGCACCGCCATACTTGGATAGTATACGAGTTAATCCAAACCCTGTGGGAATTGAAACTTTAAAAGTATATCTTACTTTCAGCAAACCTATGAATATAAACGTCGCACCTAAAGTTTTGTTTGCAATTGATGCCCCGGTATTCGACACTTTAAATACGCATAGTTTTGATGGATTATGGGCTGACTCAATGCATTGGAACGGATATTACGTTGTAGATGCAATGGTAATGGATACTACTTATAGAATAAAAGTAAGCGATGCACGCGATGACTCGTTCCCATTCCCTATTCTAACGGATACTCGTGGGATATTCCGTGTCTATACCGCAGGAAGCGTGTCGAGAGAACTTATTACGGCAAACGTACCTGCCGGAATAAAACTTTCATGGCATCATTCATCCGTCATAAATCTTCTTGGGTATAATATTTACAGGGATACATTATCCGGCGGCCCTTATAAACTCGTGAACTCAACTGTAATTACTGACACCGCTTATACCGATACCACTACGCCCCACGGGAAAACTTCTTATTATGTCTATACAATTCTTGATAATAATTTTAAGGAAAGCAGTTATTCAAGTGAAGCATCTGCCACTGTTGGAGTAGAAGAACTTTCTGTCCCTAAAGTCTTTGCCCTCTCAAACCCTAATCCAAATCCGTTTACTAATCACTCAACTCTTATGTACCAACTCCCGGTGAAAAGTAACGTATCTTTACGGCTTTTTGACTTAACCGGCAGATGTATTAAAACATTAGTTGACGAAATAAAAATACCGGGTTATTACAAAGTAGACTTAAAATCAAAAGATTATCCTGCCGGAATTTACTTTGCCAAGTTCGCAGCTGGCAGCTATAAGGAAACAAAGAAATTAGTTTTAATGAAATAA